From the Kallotenue papyrolyticum genome, the window GCTGGCTGCCCGGCGTGGTCTGGCGGTGGTCAACGCCGCGCCCTACGGCGGCGGGCTGCTGGCCAAGGGCCCGGAGGCCTGGGGGCGCTATGCCTACCGCAGCGCGTCACCCCAGGTGCTCGCACGTGCCCAGCGCATGGCCGACATCTGCGCGCGCTACGCTGTGCCGCTGGCGGCGGCGGCGCTGCAGTTCTCGATGCGCGATCCGCGCATCACCTCGACGATCGTCGGCATGACGCGTCCGGAGCGGGTGCAGGAGACGCTGGAGCTGGCCTGCTGGCCGATTCCGGAGCAGCTCTGGGCCGAGCTGGATGCCGTCGGTTTCGAGCGTGACGATTTCTGAGCGGGGTGGCGATGGTTGCAGCAGACTCGATGCTCCACGTGCTGGTGCTCTGCGCCGATCGCTGGCATCCGGCGACAACCCCGCGCGCCGGCCTTGCCACCCTGGCGCACGCCGGCGCCGCCTTCGACTGGATCGAAGATGGTGGTGCATGGTCGCGCGCGCAGTTGCACCGTGCCGATGTGGTGCTCCTCACCAAAGCCAACCAGCGCTCGGCCGACGATACGGCGCCATGGATGACCGAGCAGATCGCCGCGGAGTTGATCGACTACGTGCAGCGCGGGCGCGGCTTGCTGGTGATCCATGCAGGTCTGGCCGGTTATGAAGCGCTGCCCGCGCTACGCCGGTTGATCGGCGGCGGGTTTGTTCAGCATCCGCCACCTTGTCCGGTCGAGTGTGTGCCCCAGCGCGGCCATGCGATAACAGAGACATGCACGTCGTTCACCGTCCACGATGAGCACTATGTCGTCGCGCTGGACGATCCGGCGGCGCAGATCATCGCCGTCACCCGCTCGCAGCATGGCGAGCAGCCCGGTGGCTGGGTGCGTAGCGTAGGAAGCGGGCGCGTCTGTGCCCTCACGCCCGGTCATGAGCTTGCCGTCTGGCAGCACCCGGCCTATCAGCGTTTGATCCGCCGCGCGCTGTGGTGGTGCGCCGGACGCGATCCCGATGCGCCGCGCGCTGTGTGACTGCCGCTGTGCCGGTGGCGCTTGTCGCCGTTGCCGGCTTGAGGGGTAGCGGGTAGCGCTGCGACGGGCGTCATCTATGCGCGAGCGCTCCTTTCAAGGAGCGCTACCCCGTAGGCCGCCAGATCGAGCCGCTCACGGACGTCGCGCTGCGCCAGGTGATCGTGGAAGGACTGCTCCGCCGGCAGCGGCACCGTCTGCGGCTGGGCGGTGTGGTTGAGCACGAACAGCAGGCGGCGCGTGCCCGTCTCGCGCGGCACGACTTCAACGCCGGCGGGCGCGCGCAGCGCCGGTGCGATGCCGTGCTCGGCCAGCAGCGCGCCATACCACTCCTCCAGCAAGCGCGCTTCGGCGTCGGTTGCCAGGTAGAAGGCCTGGCCCTTGCCGTAGGGGTTGCGCGTCAGCGCCGGGCGGCCGGCATAGAAATCCGCGCCAAAGGTCGCCAGCGCTTCGGCGCCCTCCAGACGCACCAGGTCGCAGAGCGTGCCGCAGGCATAGCGGCGGCCATCCGGCCAGACGATCTGGTTGCGCTGCTCCGGGTAGAGCGCGTCGGTCTCTTCGACCCACAGGCCCAGAACCTCGCGCAGCGGTCCGGGCGGTCCGCCTGCGAAGACCAGGTCGTGAGGATCGACCACGCCGCTGAAGACGGTGGTGATCAACGTGCCGCCCTCGGCGACCCAGTGCCGCAGCCGCTCGGCCAGCTCGGGCGTCAACAGGTAGAGCATCGGCGCGATCACCACGGCATAGCGCTGCAGCTCCGAATCGCTGAAGACGATGTCGATGGGCACGCCCTGCCGCCACAGCGCGCGGTAGTGCTTGCGCACGAAGCCGACATACTCCTTGGGATTGATCGGGCCGACCGCCGCGTCGATCGCCCACCAGTTCTCCCAATCGAAGAGCACCGCTACGCGCGCCGGCGTGCGCGCACCGAGCGTCAGATCGCCCAGGCGCTCCAGTTCGGCGCCCAGCTCGCTTACTTCACGGAAGACGCGCGTGTCGCTGCGGCCGCTGTGCTCCACCACCGCGCCGTGGAACTTCTCACAACTGCCGCGACTGCGCCGCCACTGAAAGTACATCACCGAATCGGCGCCGTGCGCGACGGCCAGATAGCTCCACAGCCGGAGCACGCCCGGACGCTTCAGCGCGTTGACCGGCTGCCAATTTTGGGTGCTGGGCGTCTGCTCCATCAACAGAAATGGCTGACCATCGCGCAGGCCGCGGTTGAGATCGTGGCTGAAGGCGATGTCGGCGGGATCGGCGTTGGGCCAGGGGTAGCAGTCCCAGGCGACCACATCCATTTCGCGCGCCCAGCGTCGGTAGTTGAGGTGGGGATACGTGCCCATCAAATTGGTGGTGATCGGCACGTCGGGTGTGATCGCGCGCAGCGCATCGCGCTCCAGGCAGAAGCACTCCAGCAGCGAGTCGCTCTGGAAGCGACGGTAGTCCAGCGTCAGGCCGTGGATCGAACGCTCGCCGTTGGCGTAGGGTGGCTCGATCTGCGACCAGTCGGTGTAGGTATGGCTCCAGAAGCGCGTCCACCAGCGCGCGTTGAGCTCCTCCAGGCTACCGTAGCGCGCGCGCAGCCAGCCGCGGAACTTCTCGGCGCAGGTGGTACAGTAGCAGGGGGTAGCGTATTCGTTGGAGACATGCCAGATCAGCAGATTGGGGAGCTGCCCATAGCGTTGCGCCAGACGCGTGGCGATCTGCACCGCGAAATGGCGATAGGTGGGCGAGTTGGGGCAGTAGTTGGTCCGCCCGCCGTGATGCACACGGCGGCCGTACTCATCGGCGCGCAGCACGTCCGGGTAGCGCTGCGACATCCAGGCCGGCTGGGCCGCCGTGGGCGTGGCCAGGCATAGCCAGCGTCCGGCGGCGCTCAACTTCTCGATCACCTGGTCTAGCCAGCCGAAGTCGTAGCG encodes:
- a CDS encoding ThuA domain-containing protein, which produces MLHVLVLCADRWHPATTPRAGLATLAHAGAAFDWIEDGGAWSRAQLHRADVVLLTKANQRSADDTAPWMTEQIAAELIDYVQRGRGLLVIHAGLAGYEALPALRRLIGGGFVQHPPPCPVECVPQRGHAITETCTSFTVHDEHYVVALDDPAAQIIAVTRSQHGEQPGGWVRSVGSGRVCALTPGHELAVWQHPAYQRLIRRALWWCAGRDPDAPRAV
- a CDS encoding beta-galactosidase, with amino-acid sequence MSFYRPINPRAPFIWHGGDYNPEQWPPAVWDEDMRLMQQARFRVATVGVFSWVTLQPEEERYDFGWLDQVIEKLSAAGRWLCLATPTAAQPAWMSQRYPDVLRADEYGRRVHHGGRTNYCPNSPTYRHFAVQIATRLAQRYGQLPNLLIWHVSNEYATPCYCTTCAEKFRGWLRARYGSLEELNARWWTRFWSHTYTDWSQIEPPYANGERSIHGLTLDYRRFQSDSLLECFCLERDALRAITPDVPITTNLMGTYPHLNYRRWAREMDVVAWDCYPWPNADPADIAFSHDLNRGLRDGQPFLLMEQTPSTQNWQPVNALKRPGVLRLWSYLAVAHGADSVMYFQWRRSRGSCEKFHGAVVEHSGRSDTRVFREVSELGAELERLGDLTLGARTPARVAVLFDWENWWAIDAAVGPINPKEYVGFVRKHYRALWRQGVPIDIVFSDSELQRYAVVIAPMLYLLTPELAERLRHWVAEGGTLITTVFSGVVDPHDLVFAGGPPGPLREVLGLWVEETDALYPEQRNQIVWPDGRRYACGTLCDLVRLEGAEALATFGADFYAGRPALTRNPYGKGQAFYLATDAEARLLEEWYGALLAEHGIAPALRAPAGVEVVPRETGTRRLLFVLNHTAQPQTVPLPAEQSFHDHLAQRDVRERLDLAAYGVALLERSARA